In Variovorax paradoxus, a single genomic region encodes these proteins:
- a CDS encoding SDR family oxidoreductase yields MKLFDLSGRTALITGSSKGIGFALAAALGQAGARVVLNARDAAALTAARDALRARGIAAESAAFDVTDAAAVEAGVAAIEADVGAIDILVNNAGMQHRGAFAEFPIDAWHKITTTNIDSVFLVGRFVAQRMIERKRGKIINVCSVQSELGRPGIAPYAATKGAVKMLTKGMAIDLGKYGIQVNGLGPGYFKTELTQALVADEAFTAWLSGRTPAGRWGNVEELGGAAIFLASDASSFVNGHILYVDGGITASL; encoded by the coding sequence TTGAAACTGTTCGACCTCTCCGGGCGCACCGCCCTCATCACCGGCTCCAGCAAGGGCATCGGCTTCGCACTGGCCGCGGCGCTGGGCCAGGCCGGCGCGCGCGTCGTGCTCAATGCACGCGACGCCGCCGCGCTCACCGCCGCGCGCGACGCACTGCGCGCCCGGGGCATCGCCGCCGAGTCGGCCGCCTTCGACGTGACCGACGCCGCCGCGGTCGAGGCGGGCGTGGCGGCCATCGAGGCCGACGTCGGCGCCATCGACATCCTCGTCAACAACGCGGGCATGCAGCACCGCGGCGCGTTCGCCGAATTCCCCATCGACGCGTGGCACAAGATCACCACCACCAACATCGACAGCGTGTTCCTCGTGGGCCGCTTCGTGGCGCAACGCATGATCGAGCGCAAGCGCGGCAAGATCATCAACGTGTGCTCGGTGCAGAGCGAACTGGGCCGCCCCGGCATCGCGCCCTACGCCGCCACCAAGGGCGCGGTGAAGATGCTCACCAAGGGCATGGCCATCGACCTGGGCAAGTACGGCATCCAGGTCAACGGCCTGGGCCCCGGCTACTTCAAGACCGAACTGACGCAGGCGCTGGTGGCCGACGAGGCCTTCACCGCCTGGCTCTCCGGCCGCACGCCCGCCGGCCGCTGGGGCAATGTCGAGGAGCTCGGCGGCGCGGCCATCTTCCTGGCGTCGGACGCCTCCAGCTTCGTCAACGGCCATATCCTGTACGTGGACGGCGGCATCACCGCCAGCCTGTAG
- a CDS encoding gluconokinase has protein sequence MQPQQPTCVVVMGVSGTGKSSVAAGLARMLELPWIDADDLHLPEAVARMRAGQPLGDEDRWPWLDRVGQNLADRTAAPRGVVVACSALRRAYRDRLRAASPSLQFVFLDGAAALVRQRLEQRTGHYMPPTLLDSQLQTLERPDASEADVWHAAIDTPVALIVADIGARFIQRAKQNATAAA, from the coding sequence ATGCAACCCCAGCAGCCCACCTGCGTGGTGGTGATGGGCGTGTCGGGCACCGGCAAGAGCAGCGTGGCGGCGGGGCTGGCGCGCATGCTCGAGCTGCCCTGGATCGACGCCGACGACCTGCACCTGCCCGAAGCCGTGGCGCGCATGCGGGCCGGCCAGCCGCTCGGCGACGAAGACCGCTGGCCCTGGCTCGACCGCGTGGGCCAGAACCTGGCCGACCGCACCGCCGCGCCCCGCGGCGTGGTGGTCGCCTGTTCCGCCCTGCGGCGTGCCTACCGCGACCGGCTGCGCGCCGCGTCGCCGTCGCTTCAGTTCGTGTTTCTCGACGGGGCCGCGGCGCTGGTGAGGCAGCGGCTGGAACAGCGCACCGGCCACTACATGCCGCCCACCCTGCTAGACAGCCAGCTGCAGACGCTGGAAAGACCCGACGCGAGCGAAGCCGACGTATGGCACGCCGCCATCGACACGCCGGTGGCACTGATCGTTGCCGACATCGGCGCGCGGTTCATCCAGCGCGCGAAGCAGAACGCGACCGCCGCCGCTTGA